From the genome of Gemmatimonas phototrophica, one region includes:
- a CDS encoding sigma-70 family RNA polymerase sigma factor has product MQAAAATRTSETRSKGFFRSAPSTAFDQYLHDIQKLPLITDAAEERRLARLAQKGDESAAERLVTANLRFVISYVKKYQGHGLDLSELVAIGNEGLLKAVRKFDPDQGVKFISYAVWWVRQAVLKALAEQTRSVRIPLNQNSQLIRMARGEMVLNQVLNREPTDAEMAKLLGEPVEQVRSARQISSTEVSLDAPIDRQDREASTLGERFAGETHADIEDGTDFRLMREFIDRVFRKYLTPRERKILYLYYGLDEGAEAMTLERIGALMGVTRERIRQIRERAFEKLRESPDGNALAGFWGAA; this is encoded by the coding sequence ATGCAGGCAGCAGCTGCGACCAGGACTTCCGAGACCCGCTCCAAGGGGTTCTTCCGTTCCGCTCCTTCCACGGCCTTCGACCAGTATCTCCACGATATTCAGAAGCTCCCGCTGATCACCGATGCGGCTGAAGAGCGCCGCCTCGCTCGCCTCGCCCAGAAGGGCGACGAATCCGCAGCCGAACGGCTCGTGACGGCGAACCTCCGTTTCGTGATCAGCTACGTCAAGAAGTATCAGGGGCATGGCCTCGATCTCTCGGAGCTCGTCGCCATTGGCAACGAGGGGCTGCTCAAGGCGGTCCGCAAGTTCGATCCCGATCAGGGTGTCAAGTTCATCTCGTACGCCGTGTGGTGGGTGCGCCAGGCGGTGCTGAAGGCCCTGGCCGAGCAGACGCGCAGCGTACGCATCCCGCTCAACCAGAATTCGCAGCTCATTCGGATGGCGCGCGGCGAGATGGTGCTGAACCAGGTCCTCAATCGCGAGCCCACCGATGCCGAAATGGCCAAGTTGCTGGGCGAGCCCGTTGAGCAGGTGCGCAGCGCGCGCCAGATCAGCAGCACCGAGGTCTCCCTCGACGCGCCCATCGACCGTCAGGATCGGGAAGCCTCCACGCTTGGCGAGCGGTTCGCTGGCGAGACCCACGCCGACATCGAAGACGGCACGGACTTCCGTCTTATGCGCGAGTTCATCGACCGCGTCTTCCGGAAGTACCTCACGCCGCGCGAACGCAAGATTCTCTATCTGTACTACGGGCTCGATGAAGGGGCTGAAGCGATGACGCTCGAGCGCATTGGCGCACTCATGGGTGTCACCCGCGAACGCATTCGTCAGATTCGTGAACGGGCCTTCGAGAAGCTCCGTGAATCGCCCGACGGCAATGCCCTCGCTGGCTTCTGGGGTGCGGCGTAA
- a CDS encoding NAD(P)/FAD-dependent oxidoreductase, with translation MTTHEIKDLTIIGGGPTGIFALFYAGMRGATAQIVDALPELGGQLTALYPEKYIFDVAGFPRVLAKDLVRNLTEQAAQFHQEKGIPAHLGQRVVGLEEHDDHLVLVTDTDRFPTRAVIIAAGIGAFSPRKLPQACAEPWYGRGVHALVSNPEEFRGKDVLIIGGGDSAFDWCAQLRDKAKSVTLVHRSDRFRAHAATVSEVQAAAALGDGRVNVFTFHELEAIQGTDTITGVTLKDVKAKTSKDIPCDVILPMLGYVSDLGALLEWDMNLAKDEIVVTTMMETGRKGVYACGDITTYPGKLKLIAAGFAEASIAVNQAVHHVYPDKKVAPGHSSNLAIFGQKDD, from the coding sequence ATGACGACCCACGAGATCAAGGACCTGACCATCATTGGCGGCGGCCCCACGGGGATCTTCGCCCTGTTTTACGCCGGCATGCGCGGCGCCACGGCGCAAATCGTTGACGCGCTCCCCGAACTGGGGGGGCAGCTCACGGCGCTGTACCCGGAAAAATACATCTTTGATGTGGCGGGTTTCCCGCGGGTACTGGCCAAGGATCTCGTGCGGAACCTCACTGAACAGGCGGCCCAGTTCCATCAGGAGAAGGGCATTCCCGCGCACCTGGGGCAGCGCGTCGTGGGTCTCGAGGAGCACGACGACCATCTCGTGCTGGTCACGGACACCGATCGGTTTCCCACGCGGGCGGTCATCATTGCGGCGGGCATTGGCGCCTTCAGCCCGCGCAAATTGCCGCAGGCGTGCGCCGAACCGTGGTACGGTCGTGGAGTGCACGCGCTGGTGTCCAACCCGGAGGAGTTCCGCGGCAAGGATGTGCTGATCATTGGAGGCGGCGACTCGGCGTTTGACTGGTGCGCGCAGCTGCGTGACAAAGCCAAGAGCGTCACGCTCGTGCATCGCAGCGACCGGTTCCGCGCGCACGCTGCGACCGTGTCGGAAGTGCAGGCCGCTGCCGCGCTTGGTGATGGGCGAGTGAACGTGTTCACGTTCCATGAGCTCGAAGCCATTCAGGGCACCGACACCATTACCGGTGTGACCCTCAAGGACGTGAAGGCCAAGACGTCAAAGGACATTCCCTGCGACGTCATTCTGCCCATGCTGGGCTACGTCTCCGATCTCGGGGCGCTGCTCGAGTGGGACATGAATCTCGCGAAGGATGAGATCGTGGTCACCACCATGATGGAGACCGGCCGCAAGGGGGTGTACGCCTGTGGTGACATCACCACGTACCCCGGCAAGCTCAAGCTCATCGCGGCCGGTTTTGCCGAGGCGTCCATCGCCGTGAACCAGGCCGTGCACCATGTCTACCCGGACAAAAAGGTGGCACCGGGGCACTCGTCGAATCTCGCGATCTTCGGGCAGAAAGACGACTGA
- a CDS encoding ABC transporter substrate-binding protein, with protein MRTNSRSVFLSVARTHLLSLSACIAPLALSACRQADSSPDRHAIVDSRDWSDPVSLDPARAPDVPSGRAVAYLFDGLTRFTPGGQVEPGLATSWDVSPDGLVYTFHVRRGVRFHDGTPLVARHVVQSFTRVLNPATKAGTVWPLYPIAGARAMADAKGTSLGVTAPDDSTVVITLTEPLAIFPKLLAMPVASIVPDSVGADFSEKPIGTGPWTLVEWKHDDYLKFARNASYFDGAPSVDTLIARIIPEPSTAVAEFEAGTVDLLYVPEDQTREWENTDEKKGALVSAPALRLWYMGVNTTRGPLKDVRVRQAIAHALDVPTLLEQLLAGRGTVANGVIPPSLEGANTSRAPHAYDTLAAKKLLAEAGYPNGVELELWSSQTNPWPRLAQTIQAYLGVVGIRIKLVQRDAPSMRAAARAGQTDLVVKDWYADYPDAENFLYPLLHSANVGAGGNVSFFQDSTFDRLVTASRREADAVKRAALYQSADSVAHAQVAMIPLFFYNEVYAVQPWIKGFEVPVIFNGQRWTTVRLGAGK; from the coding sequence ATGCGCACCAATTCGCGCTCAGTTTTTCTTTCGGTCGCTCGCACCCACCTGCTGAGCCTCTCGGCCTGCATCGCGCCCTTGGCGCTGAGCGCCTGCCGGCAGGCGGACTCTTCGCCCGATCGTCACGCGATTGTGGACTCGCGCGATTGGTCCGACCCGGTGTCACTCGACCCCGCACGGGCCCCGGACGTTCCCAGCGGCCGTGCCGTGGCGTACCTCTTCGACGGACTGACCCGCTTCACCCCCGGCGGTCAGGTGGAACCCGGCCTGGCGACTTCGTGGGACGTTTCACCGGACGGACTCGTCTACACGTTCCATGTGCGCCGCGGTGTCCGCTTTCACGACGGCACCCCGCTCGTGGCGCGCCATGTGGTGCAGTCGTTCACGCGCGTGCTCAACCCGGCCACCAAGGCGGGAACGGTGTGGCCGCTCTATCCCATTGCGGGCGCCCGCGCGATGGCCGATGCCAAGGGGACGTCGCTGGGGGTAACGGCTCCCGACGACAGCACGGTGGTCATCACGCTCACGGAACCGCTGGCCATCTTCCCCAAACTGCTGGCCATGCCGGTAGCCTCCATTGTACCCGACAGTGTGGGGGCTGATTTCAGCGAAAAGCCCATTGGCACCGGACCGTGGACGCTCGTGGAGTGGAAGCACGACGACTACCTCAAGTTCGCCCGCAACGCGTCGTACTTTGACGGCGCGCCCAGCGTGGACACGCTCATTGCCCGCATCATTCCCGAACCGTCCACGGCGGTGGCGGAGTTTGAAGCGGGCACGGTGGACCTGCTGTACGTGCCGGAAGATCAGACCCGCGAGTGGGAAAACACGGACGAAAAGAAGGGCGCCCTGGTGAGCGCGCCCGCGCTGCGTCTCTGGTACATGGGCGTCAACACCACGCGCGGCCCGCTCAAGGATGTGCGGGTGCGGCAGGCCATCGCGCACGCACTCGATGTGCCAACGCTGCTGGAGCAGCTGCTTGCCGGTCGCGGCACCGTGGCCAACGGCGTCATTCCGCCATCGCTCGAAGGGGCCAACACCAGTCGCGCGCCGCACGCGTACGACACGCTGGCGGCGAAGAAGCTTCTCGCCGAGGCGGGCTATCCCAACGGCGTGGAGCTGGAGCTGTGGAGCTCCCAGACCAACCCGTGGCCGCGACTCGCGCAAACGATTCAGGCCTACCTGGGTGTGGTGGGGATCCGCATCAAACTCGTGCAGCGCGATGCGCCCAGCATGCGTGCCGCCGCGCGCGCGGGCCAGACCGACCTCGTGGTCAAGGATTGGTATGCCGACTATCCCGACGCCGAAAACTTTCTGTATCCCCTACTGCACAGCGCCAACGTGGGCGCCGGCGGCAACGTGTCGTTCTTCCAGGACAGCACCTTTGACCGCCTCGTCACCGCCTCACGACGCGAAGCCGATGCCGTGAAGCGGGCCGCCCTGTACCAGTCGGCCGACTCCGTGGCGCACGCACAGGTGGCGATGATTCCGTTGTTCTTCTACAACGAGGTGTACGCCGTGCAGCCGTGGATCAAAGGCTTCGAGGTCCCGGTCATCTTCAACGGGCAGCGCTGGACCACGGTTCGATTGGGCGCCGGGAAGTAA
- a CDS encoding response regulator: protein MIVDDEPGIRFALKRWFERQQWAVLEAQDGQAALDLLLSSSDDTDARIDVCVCDLHLPVITGEAIVRALMAERPALAMRVLLTTGDAVIDAEPGSVLSEHQHVLQKPFDLATLKQAVGRICPL, encoded by the coding sequence TTGATTGTTGACGACGAACCAGGCATTCGCTTTGCGCTGAAGCGGTGGTTTGAGCGTCAGCAGTGGGCAGTCCTTGAAGCACAGGACGGACAAGCGGCGCTGGATCTGCTCTTGAGCAGTTCAGACGACACCGACGCCCGCATCGATGTGTGCGTGTGCGATCTGCATCTCCCCGTGATCACCGGCGAAGCCATTGTCCGTGCACTCATGGCCGAACGCCCTGCCCTCGCGATGCGGGTGCTGCTCACGACGGGTGACGCGGTGATTGATGCGGAACCGGGCAGTGTCTTGTCGGAACACCAGCATGTGCTGCAAAAGCCGTTTGATCTGGCCACGCTGAAGCAGGCGGTTGGGCGGATCTGTCCGCTCTAG
- a CDS encoding DUF642 domain-containing protein, which produces MRRLRTLLVLATAASASFATTAGAQSCTTMAGNLVSNCSFENPGPSAGPNYQFLSTLPGWSVTSGNKFERWSNGFNGFTSKDGVAHLELDSNIGNTSIWQYLSTVAGQHYTVTFSAAHRSLKTQYSQLEVLIGGHNPSNSIFTTPQITNADPGQYQWVTYQTSFTATSNNTKIVFRGIGPSNTYGDHLDNISVSATAGGVVSTVPEPSTYALMGAGLLALGFVARRRRSNV; this is translated from the coding sequence ATGCGTCGTCTCCGCACCCTGCTGGTTCTCGCCACCGCTGCCTCGGCCTCCTTTGCCACCACCGCCGGGGCCCAGTCGTGCACCACGATGGCGGGCAACCTGGTCTCGAACTGCAGCTTTGAGAATCCGGGCCCGAGCGCGGGTCCCAACTATCAGTTCCTGAGCACCCTTCCCGGTTGGTCCGTGACGTCCGGCAACAAGTTTGAACGGTGGTCGAACGGCTTCAATGGCTTCACCTCGAAGGATGGAGTTGCCCATCTCGAGCTCGATTCGAACATCGGCAACACGAGCATCTGGCAGTATCTGTCCACCGTGGCGGGCCAGCACTACACGGTCACCTTCTCGGCGGCCCACCGCTCATTGAAAACCCAGTACAGCCAGCTGGAAGTGCTCATTGGTGGCCATAATCCGAGCAACAGCATCTTCACCACACCACAGATCACCAACGCCGACCCCGGGCAGTACCAGTGGGTGACGTACCAGACGTCGTTCACGGCGACCAGCAACAACACGAAGATCGTGTTCCGTGGTATCGGCCCGTCCAACACCTACGGCGACCATCTCGACAACATCTCGGTATCGGCCACGGCCGGTGGAGTCGTGTCCACCGTCCCGGAGCCCTCGACCTATGCCCTCATGGGCGCGGGACTGCTGGCCCTCGGCTTCGTCGCCCGCCGCCGCCGGTCAAACGTCTGA
- the aroB gene encoding 3-dehydroquinate synthase, protein MPLPLPLGYPVYCEAGVLARVGDITREVAPSHRVAIISDDAVAPLHAAAIVAQFPAASTQLFTIPAGEQEKTRERWGQLTDALVAWGAGRDTTVIALGGGVVGDLAGFVAATYMRGLPVVQVPTTLLAMVDASVGGKTAVDTPAGKNLVGAFHNPVAVVMDPTVLATLPPAVLRSGMAEMFKHGIIADASYFDQLLQALPAIQEQGAHAPEMSALIAASVHIKADVVAEDTREGGLRQILNFGHTIAHAIEKVQHYDMLHGDAVAMGMVTEARLAELTGLASHGLALAVRDALERAGLPVQLPPGIRLVDIVAETHGDKKARSGAARYALPRSIGEMEPAEGKWALPVHDDLVVTALREQI, encoded by the coding sequence GTGCCCCTGCCCCTCCCACTCGGGTACCCCGTGTACTGTGAGGCAGGGGTACTGGCGCGGGTGGGCGACATCACCCGTGAAGTGGCCCCCTCCCACCGGGTAGCCATCATCTCCGACGACGCGGTGGCGCCATTGCACGCGGCGGCCATCGTGGCGCAGTTCCCTGCCGCCAGCACCCAGCTGTTTACCATCCCGGCCGGCGAACAGGAAAAAACCCGCGAGCGCTGGGGCCAACTCACCGACGCGCTGGTGGCCTGGGGCGCTGGCCGAGATACCACGGTCATTGCGCTGGGCGGGGGCGTGGTGGGCGACCTCGCCGGCTTTGTGGCCGCGACCTATATGCGCGGCCTCCCGGTGGTGCAGGTGCCCACCACCCTGCTGGCCATGGTTGACGCATCCGTGGGTGGCAAAACCGCCGTGGATACACCGGCCGGCAAGAACCTCGTGGGGGCGTTTCACAATCCCGTGGCGGTGGTGATGGACCCCACCGTGTTGGCCACATTGCCTCCCGCCGTGCTGCGCAGCGGCATGGCCGAGATGTTCAAGCACGGCATCATTGCCGACGCCAGCTACTTCGATCAGCTGCTCCAGGCCCTCCCTGCCATTCAGGAGCAGGGCGCTCACGCGCCGGAAATGTCCGCACTCATTGCGGCCAGTGTGCACATCAAGGCCGACGTGGTCGCCGAGGACACCCGGGAAGGAGGGCTGCGGCAGATCCTCAATTTCGGTCACACCATCGCGCACGCCATCGAGAAGGTGCAGCACTACGACATGCTGCACGGCGATGCGGTGGCCATGGGGATGGTGACCGAAGCCAGATTGGCCGAGCTCACCGGGCTGGCATCCCATGGCCTCGCGCTGGCCGTGCGCGACGCTCTCGAGCGCGCCGGGCTTCCGGTCCAACTGCCTCCCGGCATTCGCCTCGTGGATATCGTGGCCGAGACCCACGGCGACAAAAAAGCGCGCAGCGGCGCCGCCCGCTACGCGCTGCCACGATCGATCGGCGAAATGGAACCGGCCGAAGGAAAGTGGGCCCTACCCGTCCACGACGACCTCGTTGTGACTGCGTTGAGAGAACAGATCTGA
- a CDS encoding cob(I)yrinic acid a,c-diamide adenosyltransferase, translating into MKIYTRSGDEGATALFGGGRVGKDHPRVDAYGDVDELNASLGMARSIQMIPRIDEVLVPVQRDLFAIGALLATPDLEKMRDHLTKARIDEQRIDELEKAIDACEQELEPLRSFIIPGGTPKAAALHVARTVCRRAERRVVHLASEVELPHLVVIYLNRLSDLLFMLARVANKRAGAGEVTW; encoded by the coding sequence ATGAAGATCTACACCCGCTCCGGCGACGAAGGCGCCACAGCCCTGTTTGGCGGTGGCCGCGTTGGCAAAGACCATCCCCGCGTTGACGCGTACGGCGACGTCGACGAGCTCAATGCCTCATTGGGGATGGCGCGTTCCATTCAGATGATTCCGCGCATCGACGAGGTCCTCGTGCCCGTGCAGCGCGACCTCTTCGCCATTGGGGCACTGCTGGCCACCCCCGATCTCGAAAAGATGCGCGACCATCTCACCAAGGCGCGCATCGACGAGCAGCGCATTGATGAACTGGAGAAGGCGATCGACGCCTGCGAACAGGAGCTCGAGCCGCTGCGCAGCTTCATCATCCCCGGGGGAACCCCCAAGGCGGCCGCCCTGCACGTGGCGCGCACGGTGTGTCGCCGGGCCGAACGGCGCGTGGTGCACCTGGCCAGTGAAGTGGAGCTGCCCCACCTCGTGGTCATCTATCTCAATCGCCTGTCGGATCTGCTGTTCATGCTGGCCCGGGTGGCCAACAAGCGGGCCGGCGCCGGCGAAGTGACCTGGTAG
- a CDS encoding FAD-binding oxidoreductase, translating to MRETLSAIVGPKWVKSRHAELAPYDADGLPGYRATPALAVFPGTRDELIAVVRALAVTGTAWVPRGAGTGLSGGSLANDVVLIGLNRLTRIIDVDPVNRLARVEPGVVNARLSRETTRYGLQYAPDPSSQTVCTIGGNVAENAGGPHCLKYGVTLNHVLECEVVLPDGSVTRLGGAYGESEGYDLLGAFVGSEGCFGIATEVTVRLVPLPDAVHTLLADFSSVADAARAVSRIVATGIVPAALEMMDNATIRCVEASIYAAGYPVDAAAVLLCEVDGIAAGLDEDVEIIRAACMESGARGVTVATDAADRTRLWQGRKKAFGAMGRLAPALVVQDAVVPRTKLPAVLAAIDAIATAHDVRVCNVFHAGDGNLHPNIPYNATNADESARVHAAMSEIMLACIAAGGTITGEHGVGLDKLPYMESLFDAASLDSMCRVRSVFDPDRRANPGKVVPVHACREWHGTASVRRAQ from the coding sequence ATGCGAGAGACCCTGTCCGCGATTGTTGGCCCCAAGTGGGTCAAGTCCCGTCATGCCGAGCTCGCGCCCTATGATGCCGACGGGCTGCCGGGATACCGGGCCACCCCTGCACTGGCGGTGTTCCCCGGCACGCGTGATGAACTCATTGCCGTGGTGCGCGCGCTTGCCGTCACTGGCACGGCGTGGGTCCCGCGCGGCGCCGGCACCGGATTGTCGGGCGGCTCGCTCGCCAACGACGTCGTGCTCATTGGGCTCAACCGCCTCACGCGCATCATTGATGTGGACCCGGTCAACCGGCTGGCCCGCGTAGAACCCGGCGTGGTGAACGCCCGACTCTCGCGGGAAACCACGCGCTATGGGTTGCAGTATGCCCCCGATCCGTCCAGCCAGACGGTGTGCACGATTGGCGGCAACGTAGCTGAAAACGCTGGTGGTCCCCATTGCCTCAAGTACGGCGTCACGCTCAATCACGTGTTGGAGTGCGAAGTGGTGCTCCCCGATGGGAGTGTCACACGGTTGGGTGGCGCGTACGGCGAAAGCGAGGGCTACGACCTGTTGGGGGCCTTTGTGGGGAGCGAAGGGTGCTTCGGCATTGCGACTGAAGTGACCGTGCGCCTGGTGCCACTCCCCGATGCGGTGCACACGCTGCTGGCTGATTTTTCGTCGGTCGCCGATGCGGCCCGCGCCGTGTCGCGCATTGTGGCCACCGGCATTGTGCCCGCCGCGTTGGAAATGATGGACAACGCCACCATTCGGTGCGTGGAGGCCAGCATCTACGCCGCCGGCTATCCGGTAGACGCCGCCGCTGTGCTGTTGTGCGAAGTAGATGGCATCGCCGCTGGCCTGGATGAAGACGTGGAGATCATTCGCGCCGCCTGTATGGAGAGCGGCGCGCGCGGCGTGACAGTGGCCACCGATGCCGCCGATCGCACCCGCTTGTGGCAGGGGCGCAAAAAAGCCTTTGGCGCCATGGGGCGACTGGCCCCGGCGCTGGTGGTGCAGGACGCCGTGGTGCCGCGCACCAAACTGCCCGCGGTGCTGGCCGCCATTGATGCCATTGCCACCGCCCACGATGTCCGTGTCTGCAACGTGTTTCATGCTGGCGACGGCAATCTGCACCCCAACATTCCGTACAACGCCACCAACGCCGACGAAAGCGCACGGGTGCACGCGGCCATGTCGGAGATCATGCTGGCCTGCATCGCCGCCGGTGGCACCATTACCGGCGAGCACGGCGTGGGGCTCGACAAACTGCCGTACATGGAATCGCTCTTCGACGCCGCCTCGCTCGACAGCATGTGCCGCGTGCGCAGCGTTTTTGATCCGGATCGGCGGGCGAATCCGGGGAAAGTCGTTCCGGTGCATGCGTGTCGGGAATGGCACGGCACAGCTTCCGTACGGCGGGCGCAGTAA
- a CDS encoding ABC transporter permease — protein MLALLARRLMLSVPTLAGVLVVVFLLLYVAPGDPVQAMVGERADAATMARLRAELKLDAPLPVQFANYAGNILRGDLGRSYITNRPIVTDIAERFPRTMLLAGAAMLLATITGVTLGVLAAVRPNGWFDRLALASTYLGISFPVYWIGLLLILLFAVTLRWLPASGYGRIEFLVLPALALGSRSIAYLARVTRSSMLDVLGADFVRTARAKGLTERAVVVRHALRNALIPVVTVIGLDFGAYLTGSILTETIFSWPGIGRYVVMAISRRDLPAVQGSVLFLSLVFVLVNLLTDMAYRKVDPRVR, from the coding sequence ATGCTCGCCTTGCTCGCCCGCCGTCTTATGCTCTCCGTGCCCACGCTGGCTGGGGTGCTGGTGGTCGTGTTCCTGCTGCTCTATGTCGCGCCGGGTGATCCCGTGCAGGCCATGGTTGGTGAGCGGGCCGATGCGGCCACCATGGCGCGCTTGCGGGCAGAGCTCAAACTCGATGCGCCGTTACCGGTCCAGTTTGCGAACTATGCCGGCAACATTCTGCGGGGCGATCTGGGGCGGTCGTACATCACCAATCGCCCCATCGTGACCGACATTGCCGAGCGCTTTCCGCGCACGATGCTGCTCGCCGGCGCGGCCATGCTGCTCGCCACGATCACCGGAGTCACCCTCGGCGTGCTCGCCGCGGTGCGCCCCAACGGGTGGTTTGACCGACTCGCGCTGGCCAGCACGTATCTGGGCATCTCCTTTCCGGTGTATTGGATAGGGCTGCTGCTCATTCTGCTCTTCGCCGTCACCCTGCGCTGGCTTCCGGCCTCAGGCTATGGCCGCATAGAGTTTCTCGTACTCCCCGCGCTGGCGTTGGGTTCACGCAGCATTGCCTACCTCGCGCGCGTCACCCGCTCGTCCATGCTGGACGTACTGGGCGCCGACTTCGTGCGCACCGCACGCGCCAAAGGACTCACCGAACGCGCAGTCGTTGTTCGGCATGCGCTGCGCAACGCGCTCATTCCCGTCGTGACCGTTATTGGTCTCGACTTCGGCGCGTATCTCACCGGCAGCATTCTCACTGAAACGATCTTCAGCTGGCCCGGGATCGGCCGCTATGTCGTGATGGCCATTTCCCGGCGCGACCTCCCCGCCGTGCAAGGCTCGGTGCTCTTTCTGTCGCTGGTGTTCGTGCTCGTGAACCTGCTAACGGACATGGCGTACCGAAAAGTTGATCCGCGTGTCCGGTAG